The DNA sequence TCCGAGATCAAAATGATTTTAGCTCAAATGTGAAGATTGCTGAGGAGCCAGTACTCAGTGCTGAGTGCTGAGTATTGTTGCCCATTATGTAGCACTAACATCTAGATGCTGTAGGCGTTTGCTCAACTCTCAGCACTCAAAGATTATTTAGCAGCTTGGATGCACTTTTCTACCAAAGCTGCAACTGTACCAACATCTTGCCAACCGAGAATTTCAGTTACTTTCTTTTCCAAGTTTTTATAACTGCGGAAAAATTCAGCAATCTCATCTAAACGGTGCGGTGCTACGTCATTGAGAGATTTGACATGGGTATAGCGTGGGTCTTTGTCTGGTACACAAAGAATTTTTTCATCGCGATCGCCACCATCAATCATCTCTAACATACCTATTGGGCGTGCAGCAATGATACAACCAGGAAAAGTTGGCTCATCGATGATCACCATCCCATCTAGAGGGTCGCCATCATCAGCCAAAGTATTCGGCACAAAACCATAGTCGTAGGGATATCTTACCGAAGAATAAAGCACTCGGTCTAGGGCAAAAGCTTCCAGTTCTTTG is a window from the Aulosira sp. FACHB-615 genome containing:
- a CDS encoding inorganic diphosphatase, which codes for MDLSRIPAQPKPGILNVLIEIPGGSKNKYEYDKELEAFALDRVLYSSVRYPYDYGFVPNTLADDGDPLDGMVIIDEPTFPGCIIAARPIGMLEMIDGGDRDEKILCVPDKDPRYTHVKSLNDVAPHRLDEIAEFFRSYKNLEKKVTEILGWQDVGTVAALVEKCIQAAK